The sequence AGTTTGCACTATCTTGCCCTCATGCATGATTGCAATGCGCTCCGCCATGGTCATGGCTTCCTCTTGATCATGGGTCACCATCACACAAGTCACCCCAACCTCTTCGAGGATATCGACCACTTCCAGCTGCATCTCGGTCCTAAGTTTCTTATCCAAAGCACCCATTGGCTCATCGAGTAACAGTAACTTAGGTCGCTTAGCCAGAGAGCGAGCCAGTGCAACTCGTTGACGTTGGCCCCCAGAGAGCTGATTTGGCTTACGTTTGGCATAATCTTCCATATGCACCAGCTTGAGCATCTCCTTGACCCTTTGCGCAATCTCCTCTTTCGGTAGCTTGTCCTGCTGTAAGCCAAAGGCGATGTTTTTTTCCACCGTCATATGGGGAAACAGCGCATAAGATTGGAACATCATATTGATAGGGCGCTCATGGGGCGGCATATCGGTGATGTCGACTCCGTCGAGGATAATGCGTCCCTCAGATGGCTTCTCGAACCCTGCCAGCATACGCAACAAGGTGGACTTACCAGAACCAGAGCCCCCCAACAGAGCGAATATCTCCCCCTTATGAATGTTCAATGACACATCATTGACGGCTCGAACTTCATCGAATAATTTGCTCACCCGCTCAACCTTAAGCAGCAGTTCTCCTTGCGTCTTTGTTGTTGGTTTATTGGCGACGCCTGCGTTGCTAACCATATTACTTCTCCACAACAGGCACTGATTTCAGTGCCTGCGGCAATATAAATGTGAATAACAAAAGAGATTTAGACATAAAAGGGCAAGCCTACAGGCTTGCCTTTACTTTCTAATAACCAGACTTGACCTTAGTCCACACGCGAGTCATTACACGCTGAGCCTTTAATGGACGAACCTCACCCACATAAAGGCGATTGAGGATCTCTTCATTTGGATAGATGGAGGTATCGTTTAAGATCTCCTTATCTACAAACTCTTGAGCGGGAACGTTAGGGTTAGCATAGGCCACATAGTTAGTGATAGGGGCTATCACCTCAGGGCGTAGCAAGTAGTTGATAAAGGTATGTGCATTCTTAACATTGGCAGCATCGGCCGGGATCGCTAGCATATCAAACCAAAGATTTGCCCCCTCTTTCGGAATCGCATAGCTAATCACTTGACCATTATCAGCCTCTTCGGCACGAGCCGCCGCCTGGAAAATATCTCCTGAATATCCGAATGCGACACAGACATCGCCATTAGCAAGATCGGTTATATAACGTGAGGAATGGAAGTAAGTAATAAAGGGGCGAACCTTAGCCAAGACTTCACCGGCTTTCTTAAAGTCATCGGACTTGGTGCTGTTGGGATCTAAACCAAGGTAGAGCATCGCCATCGGTACCATCTCATCGGCCGAGTCCAACAGTGCCAAACCACATGAAGATAATTTTTCGGCATATTTAGGATTAAAAATCAGTTCCAGAGAATCCAATGGGGCATCTTCACCTAGTACCGCTTTAACCTTAGCTTCGTTATAGCCTATGCCATTGGTTCCCCAGAGATATGGCACCGAATATTGATTGCCGGGATCTGCCGTCTCCAGCTGCTTCATTAGTTCGGGATTTAAGTTTTTATGATTTGGCAGTTGATTAGAATCTAATTTTTGAAATGCACCCGCTTTTATTTGTTTTGCCAGGAAGCTATTCGACGGCACGACAATATCGTATCCCGAGCGGCCAGAGAGCAATTTAGCTTCAACGACTTCATTACTGTCGAACACATCATAGATGACGCGGATCCCTGTTTCTTTCTCGAAATTAACTAAGGTATCTTCGGCAATATAATCAGACCAGTTATAGACGCGAACGACCTCTTCGGCCATGGCTCCTGTACTTGCCAATACACCCGCTCCCAAAAGCGCTAGTGTGGTCATCTTCTTTAATAGCTTCATGGTATCTCCTTGATTTAGCGTAGCAGCAAGCCTAAGCCTGCTGTCTGTCATTGTTTCCGGTCATGCCGGTTTTAGTTTTTATAGTTAACCAATGCTACACCTTAAAACCGCATCGGCAGTCTGTTACTGCTATACAGCTATCGCATCGCTAGCTTACTGAAATATATTAATTTTCAATAAGTCGCCATGCTTAATTTGACTCCTTTGAACAGTGAAGGCTCCACCCCAATGGTTAGCCTCAATCAATGCCAATTAAAATACGTGGGGACTTCACAGCCCCCGGAATATGAAAGATTGAATTGTTAAACCGTCAGTAGCAGGAATTCACGTTCCCAGGAGCTGATCACTCGCTTATAACTGGCAAGATCCGCTTGCTTCACCGCGATATAACCTGTAGTAAATGCTTCCCCTAGATACTCACGGCACGCTGCACTTTCTGACATAACCCCCAGAGCTTCTTCTAATGTCAGCGGCAGACTGATACTTTGGCGACTCTCATTTGCTCGCCCTTGAACTGGAGTTGAAGGCTTAACATCCTCTATCATGCCGATATAACCGGCTAACAGACTCGCAGCAATAGACAGATAACTATTAGAGTCGGCTCCCGCGATGCGATTCTCCACTCTCAGATTTTGCGGAGAAGACTCGGGAATGCGCAGACCGCAGGTTCTATTCTCTTCTCCCCATTCGAGGTTAATCGGCGCAGATGTGCCGGGAAGGAAGCGTCTGAAGGAGTTTACATTGGGTGCAAGTAACGGCAGTAATTCAGGGATAAACTTCTGCAAGCCACCGATATAGCTATAAAACAGTGGACCCTTGGTGCCGTCATTCAGTGAGAAGATATTCTTACCGGTTTTTGCATCCACTATGCTCTGATGAAGGTGCATGGCACTGCCAGGCTCATCGGCCACAGGCTTGGCCATAAAAGTAGCGCAAACATTGTGTTTAAGTGCAGCCTCACGCAAGGTACGTTTAAATACAAATACTTGATCTGCCAGAGACAGAGCGTCACCATGGCTGAAGTTGATCTCCATTTGGGCCGTGCCCTCTTCATGGATCAGGGTATCGATATCTAGACCCTGGATCTCACACCAGTCATACATATCTTCAAACAGAGGATCGTACTCATTGGCCGCATCGATAGAGAAAGATTGCCTACCAGACTCCTGTCGACCACTGCGTCCCACTGGGGGGATCAATGCCTGATCGGGATCTTCGTTACGACGAGTCAGATAAAACTCCATCTCTGGCGCAACCACAGGCTTCCAACCTTTGTCTTCATATAGCTTGAGCACCTTCTTCAACACATTTCGTGGAGAAAGTTCAATGGGATTGCCCATCTTGTCATAAGTATCGTGAATAACCTGGGCCGTCGCCTCTATAGTCCAAGGTAACTTGAACACGGCATTCTCATCGGGGACACAGATAAAATCAATATCCGCCTTATCTAACAGGGCATCATAGGGCTCATCTTCGACATAATCCCCTGTCACCGTCTGCAGCAGTACACTCTCGGGCATACGCATGCCCTTCTCATCGATAAACTTACCAACAGGTGCGATCTTGCCTCTGGCGATCCCCGTCATATCACTGATGACACATTCTACTTCTGTTATTTTTTGTTCTTTTAAATACGCAGTTAATTTTTTCATTTTTTATCTCGTTCGGCTGTTTGCACGGCGTTCACAGGCATTACTGAAAGCTTTGAAAATCGAGGTATAAAACGGATTGTCTAACACCTTCCATTCAGGATGCCACTGCACGCCCAGTGCAAAATTCTTTGCATCTTTAATAGAGAATGCCTCTATTAAACCATCTGGGGCATATGCTTCTGGCCGTAACCCAATACCTAGACGATCGACGCCTTGAGTATGCACAGAGTTCACCTCTGCGGAGCTACGGCCCCATGCCTCATGGAGCAATCCTCCAGGTTCGATGTGTACCTCATGTGAGATGCCATACTGCACTTCGACCGGCTCTTGCTTATCTTCTCTATGCTCGATAAAGCCATCCACCATATGTAATTTCTGATGCAAACTGCCACCGAAAACCACATTCATCTCCTGAAATCCACGACAAATTGCCAACACGGGAATACCGGCCTCAATAGCCGCCTTGAGTAGAGGAAAAGTTGTCGCATCGCGTTTAGGATCGTGGTGAGTGCCAGCCTCACTTGGCTGGCCCTGAAAATGATGGGGCTCGATATTTGAAGGAGAGCCGGTAAAGAGAATGCC is a genomic window of Shewanella psychrophila containing:
- a CDS encoding polyamine ABC transporter substrate-binding protein; protein product: MKLLKKMTTLALLGAGVLASTGAMAEEVVRVYNWSDYIAEDTLVNFEKETGIRVIYDVFDSNEVVEAKLLSGRSGYDIVVPSNSFLAKQIKAGAFQKLDSNQLPNHKNLNPELMKQLETADPGNQYSVPYLWGTNGIGYNEAKVKAVLGEDAPLDSLELIFNPKYAEKLSSCGLALLDSADEMVPMAMLYLGLDPNSTKSDDFKKAGEVLAKVRPFITYFHSSRYITDLANGDVCVAFGYSGDIFQAAARAEEADNGQVISYAIPKEGANLWFDMLAIPADAANVKNAHTFINYLLRPEVIAPITNYVAYANPNVPAQEFVDKEILNDTSIYPNEEILNRLYVGEVRPLKAQRVMTRVWTKVKSGY
- a CDS encoding gamma-glutamyl-gamma-aminobutyrate hydrolase family protein; the encoded protein is MSDAGLAVIGVTACNQDLGLHPFNIVGEKYLLSIADATKAWPLVIPALGHCPAELILPRLDGILFTGSPSNIEPHHFQGQPSEAGTHHDPKRDATTFPLLKAAIEAGIPVLAICRGFQEMNVVFGGSLHQKLHMVDGFIEHREDKQEPVEVQYGISHEVHIEPGGLLHEAWGRSSAEVNSVHTQGVDRLGIGLRPEAYAPDGLIEAFSIKDAKNFALGVQWHPEWKVLDNPFYTSIFKAFSNACERRANSRTR
- the potA gene encoding polyamine ABC transporter ATP-binding protein; translation: MVSNAGVANKPTTKTQGELLLKVERVSKLFDEVRAVNDVSLNIHKGEIFALLGGSGSGKSTLLRMLAGFEKPSEGRIILDGVDITDMPPHERPINMMFQSYALFPHMTVEKNIAFGLQQDKLPKEEIAQRVKEMLKLVHMEDYAKRKPNQLSGGQRQRVALARSLAKRPKLLLLDEPMGALDKKLRTEMQLEVVDILEEVGVTCVMVTHDQEEAMTMAERIAIMHEGKIVQTGSPMDIYESPTCRMVAEFIGSVNLFEGEIVVDKPDHAIIKSPDLTQQFYISHGVSTNVDDKRVWLAVRPEKARISREQPESEYNWCRGEVEDIAYLGGISVYYIRLNNKQVIQSMMTNRDRRSDPPTWEDKVFISWEATSGVVLRS
- a CDS encoding glutamine synthetase family protein; this encodes MKKLTAYLKEQKITEVECVISDMTGIARGKIAPVGKFIDEKGMRMPESVLLQTVTGDYVEDEPYDALLDKADIDFICVPDENAVFKLPWTIEATAQVIHDTYDKMGNPIELSPRNVLKKVLKLYEDKGWKPVVAPEMEFYLTRRNEDPDQALIPPVGRSGRQESGRQSFSIDAANEYDPLFEDMYDWCEIQGLDIDTLIHEEGTAQMEINFSHGDALSLADQVFVFKRTLREAALKHNVCATFMAKPVADEPGSAMHLHQSIVDAKTGKNIFSLNDGTKGPLFYSYIGGLQKFIPELLPLLAPNVNSFRRFLPGTSAPINLEWGEENRTCGLRIPESSPQNLRVENRIAGADSNSYLSIAASLLAGYIGMIEDVKPSTPVQGRANESRQSISLPLTLEEALGVMSESAACREYLGEAFTTGYIAVKQADLASYKRVISSWEREFLLLTV